One Chitinophaga sp. H8 DNA window includes the following coding sequences:
- a CDS encoding molybdopterin-dependent oxidoreductase: protein MRLRFFLMACTCLLIMTAYASSADTSAPITTQVQVKGLVKHPFACTLKNVHLLKPETHTNLNIVGAKGEIKKVFRSFKGVSLKNILDSAGVDMPNPKEKGKYYITIKASDGYTVLYSWNDIYNNPTGDHVFLVFSVNDQPVQKDGQFVMVCTNDKITGPRHVKWVESIEVAKLP from the coding sequence ATGCGTTTAAGATTTTTCCTGATGGCCTGCACCTGCCTGTTGATAATGACGGCATATGCCTCTTCTGCAGATACTAGCGCACCTATCACCACCCAGGTACAGGTAAAAGGATTGGTGAAACATCCATTTGCCTGCACCCTGAAAAATGTACATCTCCTCAAACCGGAAACACATACTAACCTAAACATTGTAGGGGCCAAAGGTGAAATCAAAAAGGTGTTCCGTTCCTTTAAAGGGGTAAGTCTTAAAAATATACTGGACAGTGCTGGCGTGGATATGCCCAACCCTAAAGAAAAAGGCAAGTATTATATCACCATCAAAGCCAGCGATGGATATACCGTGCTATACAGCTGGAATGATATCTACAATAATCCCACCGGCGATCATGTATTCCTCGTTTTCTCCGTGAATGACCAGCCTGTACAAAAGGACGGGCAGTTTGTGATGGTATGTACGAATGATAAGATTACCGGCCCCCGCCATGTTAAATGGGTGGAAAGCATTGAAGTGGCAAAGTTGCCGTAA
- a CDS encoding SRPBCC domain-containing protein, with protein sequence MTDRISFSDQYGSIQWEGDTCLLIFKRILGHTVEKVWAAITEPDRIAEWLSPNHPEKTTAIDLRPGGAVQLQFMMALIPGHISALQKGQLLEISFEGGSLIRWELEKTGYQSCNLTFTSSFTEQHPLPAFLREVMVGWHGYLDFLAIILDGNAIPPFKVTAWQMVAKELFDKYQSRNPLPE encoded by the coding sequence ATGACAGATAGAATTAGCTTTTCAGATCAATATGGCAGTATCCAATGGGAAGGAGATACCTGCCTGCTTATCTTTAAGCGGATACTGGGACATACAGTGGAAAAGGTATGGGCGGCTATTACTGAACCAGACAGGATTGCCGAATGGCTCAGCCCCAATCATCCCGAAAAAACAACTGCGATCGATCTTCGCCCTGGTGGAGCAGTACAGCTGCAATTTATGATGGCCCTGATCCCCGGACATATCTCTGCCCTGCAAAAAGGTCAGCTGCTGGAAATATCTTTTGAAGGGGGCAGCCTCATCCGCTGGGAACTGGAAAAAACCGGCTACCAGAGCTGTAATCTTACCTTCACGTCCAGCTTTACAGAACAACATCCTTTACCGGCTTTCCTGCGCGAAGTGATGGTAGGATGGCATGGATACCTGGATTTTCTGGCCATCATACTGGATGGTAATGCTATCCCGCCATTTAAAGTAACGGCCTGGCAAATGGTGGCGAAGGAGTTGTTCGATAAATACCAGTCCCGTAACCCTCTCCCGGAATAA